Proteins encoded by one window of Fundidesulfovibrio magnetotacticus:
- a CDS encoding TerD family protein, with amino-acid sequence MRLTRGQKARLAELANTQEFQVGVSLDFRGQGGADVSCFGVDQDGRLSDDRYFIFYNQPASPEGAIRMLGPASGDAERFALDLARLPQGVRRLVFAAAVDGPGVMSRLSAGCVRLLAGNEEFARFELSGEDFAQEKAIILLEVYFKDVWRVAAVGQGFSGGLGALLAHFGGEELKSRTPSPSPEPAPAKVVLEKRGDRRTVSLEKPGSPQPIRVNLNWTRKAVKRGIFGAKAKEADLDLGCMVEMQDGWTDVIQALGDSFGSVSDTPYIRLDKDDRSGASDDGENLVIMRPDLIKRVLVFAFIYEGTARFSDVEARVSVTDALGNQTVVGLDNPAFSDMFCAVCLIENTGGSIGIVKEERYFKGHKQADKHYRFGFTWTTGSK; translated from the coding sequence ATGAGACTGACTCGGGGACAAAAGGCCAGACTGGCGGAGCTTGCGAACACGCAAGAGTTCCAGGTGGGGGTATCCCTGGACTTCCGGGGCCAGGGCGGCGCCGACGTGAGCTGTTTCGGCGTGGACCAGGACGGACGGCTCTCGGACGACCGTTACTTTATCTTCTACAACCAGCCCGCCTCGCCCGAAGGGGCGATCAGGATGCTCGGCCCGGCCTCCGGGGATGCGGAGCGCTTCGCGCTGGACCTGGCCCGGCTGCCCCAGGGCGTGCGCAGGCTGGTGTTCGCCGCCGCGGTGGACGGCCCAGGCGTGATGAGCCGGCTTTCCGCCGGTTGTGTGCGCCTGCTCGCGGGCAACGAGGAGTTCGCGCGCTTCGAGCTGTCCGGAGAGGACTTCGCCCAGGAGAAGGCCATCATCCTTTTGGAGGTGTATTTCAAGGATGTCTGGCGCGTGGCGGCGGTTGGCCAGGGCTTCAGCGGCGGACTCGGGGCGCTGCTGGCTCACTTCGGTGGCGAGGAGCTCAAATCCCGGACGCCTTCCCCTTCCCCTGAACCCGCTCCGGCCAAAGTGGTCCTGGAAAAACGCGGGGATCGCCGCACCGTGTCCCTGGAGAAACCGGGAAGCCCCCAACCCATCCGCGTGAATCTGAACTGGACACGCAAGGCCGTGAAACGTGGCATTTTCGGCGCCAAAGCCAAAGAGGCGGACCTGGACCTGGGCTGCATGGTGGAGATGCAGGACGGCTGGACCGACGTGATCCAGGCTCTGGGCGACTCCTTCGGCAGCGTGAGCGACACCCCCTACATCCGCCTGGACAAGGACGACCGCAGCGGGGCCTCCGACGACGGTGAGAACCTGGTGATCATGCGCCCGGACCTCATCAAACGGGTGCTCGTGTTCGCCTTCATCTACGAGGGCACGGCCCGGTTCTCCGACGTGGAGGCCCGAGTGAGCGTCACCGACGCGCTGGGCAACCAGACCGTGGTGGGCCTCGACAACCCGGCGTTCTCGGACATGTTCTGCGCCGTCTGCCTGATCGAGAACACCGGGGGCTCCATCGGCATCGTCAAGGAGGAACGGTACTTCAAGGGACACAAACAAGCGGACAAGCACTACCGCTTCGGCTTTACGTGGACGACCGGGTCCAAATAG
- a CDS encoding TerC/Alx family metal homeostasis membrane protein: MIGDYSLFEAGLFMGIVALSLWTDLKAHTRDEAVSVRSAALWSGFWILLAFAFSGYVGATHGWGDASLFLTGYILEKSLSVDNLFVIMAIFSSFCIKDAFQHRVLYYGILGALALRLVFVAAGSTLVMIGGKYVLGFFGLFVLWSAYKMWKETGGDDGEIEDYTDHFSVRWTKKFFPVHPFMKGHDFFTRENGRLHATPLFLCLVCVEIADVMFAFDSVPAVIAVTQKPFLVYTSNIFAILGLRSLYFLLAAAKRYLCHLEKAVIGILVFIGLKMLVDVAGIVHISPQVSLTVVSTLLAFGIIGSYMFPEPLPAAEHADRCTTPDSGQGD, encoded by the coding sequence ATGATCGGCGATTATTCCCTGTTCGAGGCAGGGCTCTTTATGGGCATCGTGGCCCTCTCGCTGTGGACGGACCTCAAGGCCCACACCCGCGACGAGGCCGTGAGCGTGCGCAGCGCGGCGCTGTGGTCCGGATTCTGGATTCTGCTCGCGTTCGCCTTCTCGGGCTACGTGGGGGCCACCCACGGCTGGGGCGACGCCTCCTTGTTCCTCACGGGCTACATCCTGGAGAAGTCCCTGTCCGTGGACAACCTTTTCGTGATCATGGCCATCTTCTCCTCCTTCTGCATCAAGGACGCCTTCCAGCACCGGGTGCTCTACTATGGCATCCTGGGCGCGCTGGCGCTGCGCCTGGTCTTCGTGGCGGCGGGCAGCACGCTGGTGATGATCGGCGGCAAGTACGTCCTGGGCTTCTTCGGCCTGTTCGTGCTCTGGTCGGCCTACAAGATGTGGAAGGAAACCGGCGGCGACGACGGCGAGATCGAAGACTACACCGACCACTTCTCCGTGCGCTGGACCAAGAAGTTCTTCCCCGTCCACCCCTTCATGAAGGGACACGACTTCTTCACCCGGGAGAACGGCCGCCTGCACGCCACGCCGCTCTTCCTGTGCCTGGTCTGCGTGGAGATAGCCGACGTGATGTTCGCCTTCGACAGCGTGCCGGCGGTCATCGCCGTCACGCAGAAGCCGTTTCTGGTCTACACGTCCAACATCTTCGCCATCCTGGGGCTTCGCTCCCTGTACTTCCTGCTGGCGGCCGCCAAGCGCTATCTGTGCCACCTTGAGAAGGCCGTCATCGGAATACTTGTGTTTATTGGTCTGAAGATGCTGGTGGATGTCGCGGGAATCGTGCATATTTCCCCCCAGGTGAGTCTTACCGTCGTGAGTACCCTGTTGGCCTTCGGCATCATCGGCTCCTACATGTTCCCGGAGCCTCTGCCTGCGGCGGAGCATGCAGACCGCTGCACAACCCCCGATAGCGGCCAGGGCGACTGA
- a CDS encoding tellurite resistance TerB family protein: MLDKFVAWAKDTAGTLATQVRKYRNRDFLEAAIAGCAMVAAADGVIAPEEKRKMMGFISHNDALKHFDAAEAIALFEKYAGHFQFDPLIGKGECLKAIAPLRKRPEEARLMVLVCCAIGTADGCFDANEKQAVREICAALEQNPKDFNL, translated from the coding sequence ATGCTCGACAAATTCGTAGCCTGGGCCAAGGACACCGCCGGCACCCTTGCCACACAGGTGCGCAAATACCGCAACAGGGACTTTCTGGAGGCCGCCATCGCGGGGTGCGCCATGGTGGCCGCAGCCGACGGCGTCATCGCCCCGGAAGAAAAGCGCAAGATGATGGGTTTCATCAGCCACAACGACGCCCTCAAGCACTTCGACGCCGCCGAAGCCATCGCGCTCTTCGAGAAATACGCGGGACACTTCCAGTTCGACCCGCTCATCGGCAAGGGCGAATGCCTTAAAGCCATCGCGCCGCTCAGGAAACGCCCGGAAGAGGCGCGGCTCATGGTTCTGGTCTGCTGCGCCATCGGCACGGCGGACGGCTGCTTCGACGCCAACGAAAAACAGGCCGTCCGCGAAATCTGCGCCGCCCTGGAGCAGAACCCCAAGGACTTCAACCTGTAA